From the Vibrio metoecus genome, one window contains:
- the rodA gene encoding rod shape-determining protein RodA: protein MKMDPATGQNRALFERFHIDLPLLLGVLALMGFGLIVMYSASGQSLAMMDRQAMRMAMALAIMVLLAQIPPRTYESAAPILFFCGVILLLCVLLFGEISKGAQRWLDLGFVRFQPSELLKLAVPLMVARYIGKHALPPSFKTLTASLIMVFVPTILIAKQPDLGTSILIAASGIFVIFLAGVSWKLIIAAAMAVGAFVPILWFFLMHEYQKTRVRTLFDPESDPLGAGYHIIQSKIAIGSGGLSGKGWLHGTQSQLEFLPERHTDFIFAVIAEEWGMIGFLVLLSLYLFIIGRGLYLASHAQTSFGRMMAGSIVLSFFVYVFVNIGMVSGILPVVGVPLPLISYGGTSMVTLMAGFGILMSIHTHRKAFSKTI from the coding sequence ATGAAGATGGATCCTGCAACCGGACAAAACCGGGCGTTGTTTGAGCGTTTTCATATCGATTTACCCCTCTTGCTTGGCGTACTTGCGCTAATGGGATTTGGCCTTATCGTTATGTACAGTGCCAGCGGCCAAAGTCTCGCAATGATGGACCGCCAAGCCATGCGTATGGCGATGGCTTTAGCAATTATGGTTTTGTTAGCTCAAATTCCACCACGAACTTACGAAAGTGCTGCTCCAATACTATTTTTCTGTGGGGTCATTTTATTGCTGTGTGTGTTGTTATTTGGCGAAATATCCAAAGGGGCGCAGCGCTGGCTAGATCTTGGATTTGTTCGTTTTCAACCATCAGAATTGCTTAAGTTGGCCGTACCCTTGATGGTGGCACGCTATATCGGGAAACATGCTCTTCCGCCTTCGTTTAAAACCCTGACCGCGTCACTCATTATGGTGTTTGTCCCAACCATCTTGATCGCAAAACAACCTGACCTTGGAACCTCGATATTGATTGCAGCGTCTGGTATTTTTGTGATTTTCTTAGCTGGTGTCAGCTGGAAATTAATTATCGCCGCAGCGATGGCAGTGGGTGCATTTGTTCCCATCTTGTGGTTCTTCTTAATGCATGAATACCAGAAAACACGGGTACGCACTCTATTTGACCCAGAATCTGACCCGCTCGGAGCGGGTTATCACATTATCCAAAGTAAAATTGCGATTGGCTCGGGAGGATTATCCGGTAAAGGCTGGCTACATGGCACTCAATCTCAATTAGAGTTTCTTCCTGAACGACATACTGACTTTATCTTTGCAGTGATTGCTGAAGAATGGGGTATGATCGGCTTTTTAGTTCTTTTGAGCCTGTATTTATTTATTATTGGTCGCGGACTTTACCTCGCCAGCCATGCACAAACTTCCTTTGGCCGTATGATGGCAGGCAGCATTGTGTTGAGCTTCTTTGTTTATGTCTTTGTAAACATCGGCATGGTCAGCGGCATTTTGCCGGTAGTGGGTGTACCACTACCTTTGATTAGCTATGGCGGTACCTCAATGGTGACACTGATGGCCGGTTTCGGTATTTTGATGTCCATCCATACCCAT